A region of the Candidatus Binataceae bacterium genome:
CACAGATGCAGGCCGAAAGTGACGCCGGGCACGGTAGCAACCGAATTGATGATCTCCAAGCCCTCGGTCAGCATGCGATGCGGATCCATTCCACGAGCGGCAAAGTCTTCCTGGCGGCGCACCGGATCGCACAGCATCGCCAGTTCCGGCGCGTCGATCTGGATGTACTGGCAGCCCATCGCGGCCAGCTCGACGGCATCCTGGCGTACGATCTGGGCGGCATCGCGAAAGAGCGTGAAGGGATCGGGATACGCCCTCTTGGAATATTCAGGCGAGTAACGCAGCGCCATCATCAAGGGGCTGGGCAGGCCGATTTTGAGGGCGGCACGGGCGCGCGCGCGCAGATAAGCGAATTCTTCGTGGGCGAAGGAACGTTTACGCCGAATCGGACTGACAATCGCAAGCTGGACCTGCAAATCAATCTGGCGCCCTTCCTCGTTCGCGCTCTGACGCCGACGCCAGGTGCGTTTGAAGGCCGGAATCACTTGGGCCCCCTCGATAACGTCGCTCAGCGGCGAGATAAAATGACTGCGCCGCATCTCGCCGTCGCTCACTACCTCCAGCCCCACCCCTTCTTGCAGGGCGATCGCCCCATCTACAGCGCGATCCTCGATCCGCTTAAATTGCGGAGCGCTGAGCTCCCCTCTCTCCCAGGCCGCTCGTGCCTGTTTGAGAAAAGGCGGGCGCAGTAACGAGCCGATGACGTCGGCGCGATAAAATCTGTCCATGCTGCTACTCCTGAGCTTAGGATCGCCGTTCATGCGCGACTTTACAATCTGGCGGACGGATGCGGCAAATTCCTCGGCCCACGGTTGCACAGTTGGGGCGGGTGGGGGAAAATTCTGCGGCGGTGGAGGGGCAGAGCTGGTTTGATGACCCTTCGGGGGCCCGCGGCACCCGGTATTGCATGAGACCGGGGCAAGGCCGCGGGCTAAGGACAGGACCAGGGAACGTTCAGGAAGGCCTCAGGATGATCGCCCGGCGTACAGGTCAGGTGGCCCTCGCGGCTCCGCCAGCCATCGGCGATACCTGCGATTGGAGCCGTTCAAGGCACGACAGCAACCGCGATGGAACTGCGCCTTCCCAATCTGCGCCGCATGCTGGGCTGGCTGAGCTGGTTTGCCGCCTTGGCCGGCTTGCTGGCGCTGTTCTTCCAGTACCGCCATCGCGCCACCATCCTGCCGCCCCATCTGAGCGTGGCCTTGGGCAATCTGCCCTACTACGCCTTCTGCTCGTTCTACCGGATGCTGATCGCGTATGTGTTCTCCCTGCTCTTCGCCATCGCATACGGCCTCAACGCGGCTGCCTCACCCCGGCGTGAGCGCTTCCTGATTCCGGCCATCGATATCGCCCAGTCGGTGCCGGTAGTGGGGTTTTTTCCTGCCGCGATCTATTTCTTCGTCGCCCTGTTCAACGGCACCCGGCTGGGCGTGGAACTAGCCGCGATCTTTCTGATCTTCACCAGCCAAGCCTGGAACATGGCGCTGGGAGTGTACGAGGCGGTAAAGACCATCCCAGCCGATTCGCTGGAAGCCATGGACGCTTTCAACGTCAAGGGCTGGCTCCGGCTCAAGCGGTTGTATCTGCCCGCAGCCGTGCCCAAGCTGGTCTACAACTCCATCTTGTCATGGGTGGCGGGATGGTACTTTCTCATCGCGTGCGAGATCATCGCGGTAGGCCCGGCCCATTATCGGCTGCCCGGTTTGGGCAGCTTCCTGATGGAGGCGGCCGACAAGGGACGCACGGGAGAGTTAGTGGCCGGGCTGGCGATGTTGCTGGCGATAATCCTGATAATGGACGTCTTCGTCTGGCAGCCGCTGTCGCAATGGGCGGCCAAGTTTCGCTATGAATTTGCCGCCTCGCAGGAGCCTGGCGCGGTGGGCATTTTCACCGTGCTGGAGGATTGGGGCATTAATTTCCGCCATCTTTTTCGCGCTCTCTTCCGGCCCTTGGTGAAATTGCAGGGACGCCTGCCGCGCAAGCCAACCTATCCGCGCTGGCATCTGGAAGGCCCCCTGCGGCTGCTTAAGTGGGCGGCCCTGGCCCTGAGCCTGGGGCTGCTCGGCTACATCCTGATCGACGGGATGGTGGTGCTGGTCCGCACCCTGGCGCGCCCCTGGCCCAGCGAGGCCCGCCTCATTCCACTGGCCGCGCTGGCTTCGCTGGCCCGGCTATTGCTCGCCTATCTGATTTCGTTGGCTTGGACCTTGCCCTGCGCTTTGCTGGCGGCGGATAGCCCACGCTTTTCGCGGATCGTGGCGCCGCTGGCTGAAATCGCCGGCTCGATGCCGGCCACTGCCCTGTTCCCGGTACTGGTGCTGTTTGTCATCCGGCTGACCGGTAACATGAATTTGGCCGCGGTACTGCTGATTCTAACCGGCATGCAGTGGTATTTGCTCTTCAATCTGCTGGCTGGCGTACGCCAAGTCCCCACCGATCTGATAGAGGCCGGCCGTAGCTTCGGCCTCTCTCGCCTGGGGACCTGGCGCAAGGTGATGATCCCGGCTCTGATGCCTTCGCTTATCACCGGCAGCATCACCGCCTGGGGTGGGGGCTGGAACGCGCTAATCCTGTCGGAGTATTTCATCTACCGTGGTCGCCACTACCAGGTGCTCGGTTTGGGTGCGCTATTGGACCGAGCCACCTACGAGTCTGGAAATGGCACCATGATCCTGCTTAGTCTGCTCTCAATGGTTCTAATCGTGATGGCGCTTAACCGCTTATTCTGGCGCCCGCTCTACCAGTTCTGCACCGAGCGCTTTCGAGTGGATTATTAGGGCCTCGCCGATGCGTGATTCAGAGTGTGCAGACCCATGGCCTTGCTGGAGCTCAAAACGGTTTCCAAGCAGTTCAGCCGCGGCCGCGGCCGCCTACTGGTGCTGGATTCGATCTCGACTACCATCGAACAGGGGCAGTTTATCGCAATGGTGGGCCCCTCGGGCTGTGGTAAATCAACCTTGTTGCGGATCATGAACGGCTTGATTCCGCCCTCCACCGGTCAGGTGCTTTATCAAGGCCGTCAGATCGACGGGATCAACCCCGAGTGCGCCTTGGTGTTTCAATCTTTCGCCCTGCTGCCCTGGCTGTCAGTCAAGGCCAACGTCGAGATGGGCCTGGAGGCGCGTGGCGTGCCGCTGGTGGAACGGGAACGGCGGGCCAGCATTTATATCGACAAAGTCGGTCTGGATGGATTCGAAGAAGCCTATCCACGCGAGCTTTCGGGCGGGATGAAACAGCGGGTCGGCTTTGCCCGCGCCTTGGCGGTCGAACCCAAGGTGCTTTTGATGGACGAGCCGTTTTCGGCTCTGGACGCGCTGACCGCGATAAGCCTGCGCGGGGAGCTTTTGGACATGTGGCAATTACCCGATATGCCCGTGCATACCATGGTGATGGTCACCCACATTATCGAGGAAGCAGTTGAGCTGGCCGACCGGATTATCGTGATGGCGGCCAGCCCTGGACGCATCGTCGCCGACCTGCAAATCGAACTGCCGCGCCCGCGCGACAAGCGCACCGAGGCTTTTAACAGCTTGACGGATCGCATCTTTTCGCTGATCGAGGAGCGTGCCTGATGTCTAGCGCGTCCGGCATCTATCCCATTCCCGACATCAATCTGCCGCAGGTCTTCGGCCTGGTTGAGATTCTCGACGAGCGCGGCGGCCGTGAGGACGGCTACAAGCTGGCCCGCGACCTCAACTTCAACCTGAGCGAGTTACTCAAGGTAATGAAGGCAGCCGAGATTCTGCGGCTGGTTGACACACCGGGCGGCGACCTCGTGCTCCTGCCCCAGGGTAAACAGTTCCTGGAGGCCGACATCAACGAGCGCAAACTTATTCTGCGCCAGCGTCTGCGCGAGCACGGGCTGTTCAATTACCTGGTGCGGCTGCTGGGCACCCAGGAAGAACGCTCGCTGGCCAAGGAAGTGGTGTTGGAACACCTGGCCATGCTGCTTCCCAACGAAGACCCGGAAAAACTCTTCAACACCCTGGTCAATTGGGGCCGCTTCGCCGAACTGTTCGGCTACAACAAAGACGAGGATCGCTTCTACCTGGATCAGGAATAGGGCGCCCTCGACACGGTCCGGGTGCTACGGAGCATGAGTGCTTGCCGCATATCAGGCCGAAGGTGCCCAAGAGCGCGAGCGCGGGCTTGGTCTTGAAGCCACCGTAGCGTCAGCGGGCCGCGCGGACACCGCGCTTCTTCGGATCGACTGACCAGCAGCTGCGGGTCAGAGCCCGTAACGCGCGCGAAATCCCCGCGCCACCCGATGCTCCACGATTAGCCCACGGGTAGCAGGCCTCGCGCGCTGCTCCACCGCCTACTCCGAGGGAGTGGTGGGCTCGCCCTTTTTGCTCAAACTTTCGACCTTCTCCAAGCGCTCCAGCAGCTTGCGGCCTTCCGTGCGGAGCCGATCGAGTTCATCGCGCAGGCGCTGGGTTTCTTCCGCCGCCGCGCGCGAATCACGCAACCCTGCCGCGCTCTCCTCGGCACGCCGGCGCAGGCGACCATCCAGGGTACGCTCGGCTAAGCGGTAAAGCGCCGGCAAGGCGCGCGGGTCGCCTAGATCTTCTAACGCACCCGGCAGACGCATTTGCACCGAGAAGGCGCGGTCGTCAACCAGCCCCGTCAGCAGCTCCAGAATTTCCTCGCGCCGCCCCTCGTGGGCGCGGCCGAGCTGGCCCAGCGCACCGATGGCGGCCAGCCGCTCGCGCACAGGACGGCCGTAGGCGCTACGCTCTTTGGCGATCTCAATCGCGCGCGGGTCGCGCAATTCCGCCATCGCGCTGAGGGCGTGGGCGCGAATCACGTCCAAATAGGAGTCGCGCTCCAGCGCCTGGCGCGCGATGTCGAAGGCGCGTGGATCGCGTGTTTTGGCCAAGGCCAACACCGCTTCGGCCTCGACGAAGTAGCTGTCGTCTTTATCGTGCAGGAGCTGCAAGAGCGCGTCGGCGGCCTCGGGCGCGCGAAAAGCGCCCAGCGCGCGCATCACCGCTCGTCGGGCCTTGGGTGGCGTAACCGCTACACCGTCGCGCAGGGCTGCCAAGGCCTCCGGGGTTCGGATGCGAGCCAGAGCGGCCGCGGCGGCGGCGCGCACGCCCCAGAACGGATCGTTGAGCAGGGCGTGGCGCAACGCCGCGATCGCGGCCGGACCCCCTTCATTGCCCAACTCGGTCGCGGCCTCGGCCCGCCCGATCGCCTCGGGCGCTTTGCTCAGGATCAGCTCCAGCGCCTCGCGCCCACGCTTATGGTGCAAGGTCTTGAGCAAGTCGGCGGCGGGATCGAAACGAACCGCCTTGGGCGCGGCCGGGCAAAGGAAACTGAAGCTCTGTTCGCTCGCTGCAATCTCGATTTGATGGCGAATTTCCCCACCTTCCCCATCCATCAAAGCCACGGTGGCGCGCAGACGAAACAGCGGGGTCTTCTCCGTAACTCGTTGATTTTGCTTAACGGTGATGGTCACCAACTTCGTCTTGTCATCATAATGGCTGGAGACTTCTAGCTCGGGATGGCCTTCTTTGTAGACCCATTGATCAAAAAAATAGTCCAGATTGCGACCGGTGGCGTCCTCGAAGGCCTTTTGCAAGTCCTGGGTGATGACGTTCTGAGCCCGATGGCGAACCGCGTAAAGCTGGAGCGCCTTGAAAAAAAGCCGATCGCCGAGCAGGCGCCGAAGCATGTGCAGCACCAAGCTGCCCTTTTCGTACAGATGGCGGTCGAACAGCTCGATTGGCGCTTGGTAGCGATTACACACGATCGGCCGGCGATAATGGTTGCTGTCCTCGGCCAGATAGCTCTCACGATCCTGCTTGAGGTTCCAAGCGAATTCGTCCGGCCCCAAATCCTCTTCGCACCACAGCGCCTCGAAGTAGGTGGCGAATCCCTCGTTGAGCCAGGCGTGGGCCCAATCGCGACAAGTTACCAGATCACCCCACCATTGATGGGCCAGTTCGTGGGCGACAAGCGGATCACTGCTGAAGTCCAGATGGGCGCGCGCATCGTGCAGGGTATCGGCGGTTTGAGTAGTGGCCGAAATGTTTTCCATCCCGCCGAAGATAAAATCGCTGACCGCGACCTGGGCGTACTTGGCATAGGGATAAGGGACGCCGATTCGCCGCTCGAAAAAATCGATCATTCGCGGCGTGTTACCAAAAGCGCCGCGCGCGTCCGCCTCGCGTCCAGGATGGACATAATACAGCACAGGCAGTTGGCCATGGCGCTCCGCGATCTCGACGAACTCGCCCACCGCCAGCATGATCAAGTATGCCGAATGAGGCAGCTCCTGGCGCCAATGATAAGTCTTAAGCCCCGCCGTCGGATCGTCGGTGATTTCCACCAGCGCGCCGTTGGACAAGGCAAAGAAATCGCGCGGCACGGTAACGATGACTTCGCTGCTCGCCTTGTTGTTGGGATAGTCATAGCAGGGGAACCAGAAACGGCTGTCTTCATCTTCGCCCTGGGTCCAGGCCTCGCGAGGTTTGTCGGGATAGCCCTCGTCGGGCGCCACGAAGTACAATCCTCGACGCGGGCGGGTGGTGCAATAATCGATCGCAATCTCAGCCCTCGCACCCACCGCCAGGGGCCGTGCCAGGATCACCCGCAACTTCCCATCGCGGCTCTCGAAGGGCACCGCGCTGCCGTCAATTCGAACTTCGCTAAATGACAAATCGACCTGATCGAACTCGATCCAACTCAATTCTTCGGCCAGCACCTCGATGGTATGGGTGGCGGTGGCTGCCAGGCTCTGGGTTTTAAAATCGAGCGCCAGGCGAAGCTGAATATGGGAGACCTGCACGGCTCGATCGCGCGACCACTTGGGTTCAACGTAAGCAGGTTGAAAGGCCCGCCGACCGCCGTAGCGGGAACAAAAGGCGTGGGCATCGCCCAATTCCGCGGCCATTCGATCCAGAAACCTTGGTCTATGCATCTACGGTGTCGCCTGCCTTGCTCGGTTTGCCGCGAGGACGCAAGCCGTGATCGTAGAGCGGCCAGCCCCCGCCACGCAATCACGCCATGACGCGAATCGTGACCGCCCTTCGCCAGCCGCCCTTCTCCGCCCTTGGGCAATCAAGCTCGCCCATACTGATAGCGCTCGTAAAGGGCCGCCCACTCGCTTTCGACTCGCGCGCGCCATGGCGGGTGATCGGAGGATTGCGCCAGCCTGGCCGGAGTCGGATGGCGCAGCAGGTAGGCCTCGATGCGCGGGCGCAAGCCGGCGGGCTCCTTCAGGCGTAACTGCGCGTAGAGTGCACC
Encoded here:
- a CDS encoding ABC transporter permease subunit, whose product is MELRLPNLRRMLGWLSWFAALAGLLALFFQYRHRATILPPHLSVALGNLPYYAFCSFYRMLIAYVFSLLFAIAYGLNAAASPRRERFLIPAIDIAQSVPVVGFFPAAIYFFVALFNGTRLGVELAAIFLIFTSQAWNMALGVYEAVKTIPADSLEAMDAFNVKGWLRLKRLYLPAAVPKLVYNSILSWVAGWYFLIACEIIAVGPAHYRLPGLGSFLMEAADKGRTGELVAGLAMLLAIILIMDVFVWQPLSQWAAKFRYEFAASQEPGAVGIFTVLEDWGINFRHLFRALFRPLVKLQGRLPRKPTYPRWHLEGPLRLLKWAALALSLGLLGYILIDGMVVLVRTLARPWPSEARLIPLAALASLARLLLAYLISLAWTLPCALLAADSPRFSRIVAPLAEIAGSMPATALFPVLVLFVIRLTGNMNLAAVLLILTGMQWYLLFNLLAGVRQVPTDLIEAGRSFGLSRLGTWRKVMIPALMPSLITGSITAWGGGWNALILSEYFIYRGRHYQVLGLGALLDRATYESGNGTMILLSLLSMVLIVMALNRLFWRPLYQFCTERFRVDY
- a CDS encoding ABC transporter ATP-binding protein, with the translated sequence MALLELKTVSKQFSRGRGRLLVLDSISTTIEQGQFIAMVGPSGCGKSTLLRIMNGLIPPSTGQVLYQGRQIDGINPECALVFQSFALLPWLSVKANVEMGLEARGVPLVERERRASIYIDKVGLDGFEEAYPRELSGGMKQRVGFARALAVEPKVLLMDEPFSALDALTAISLRGELLDMWQLPDMPVHTMVMVTHIIEEAVELADRIIVMAASPGRIVADLQIELPRPRDKRTEAFNSLTDRIFSLIEERA
- a CDS encoding cobalamin-independent methionine synthase II family protein yields the protein MDRFYRADVIGSLLRPPFLKQARAAWERGELSAPQFKRIEDRAVDGAIALQEGVGLEVVSDGEMRRSHFISPLSDVIEGAQVIPAFKRTWRRRQSANEEGRQIDLQVQLAIVSPIRRKRSFAHEEFAYLRARARAALKIGLPSPLMMALRYSPEYSKRAYPDPFTLFRDAAQIVRQDAVELAAMGCQYIQIDAPELAMLCDPVRRQEDFAARGMDPHRMLTEGLEIINSVATVPGVTFGLHLCRGNNEGYYVAEGGYEAISREAFTRATNFSVFLLEYDDWRAGGFEPLRDLPQDKRLILGLISTKQETLESAAVIAKRIEEAARYFPREQLGLSTQCGFSSTWEGNPLSEGAQAAKLRLVVEMAHQLWP
- a CDS encoding M1 family aminopeptidase translates to MHRPRFLDRMAAELGDAHAFCSRYGGRRAFQPAYVEPKWSRDRAVQVSHIQLRLALDFKTQSLAATATHTIEVLAEELSWIEFDQVDLSFSEVRIDGSAVPFESRDGKLRVILARPLAVGARAEIAIDYCTTRPRRGLYFVAPDEGYPDKPREAWTQGEDEDSRFWFPCYDYPNNKASSEVIVTVPRDFFALSNGALVEITDDPTAGLKTYHWRQELPHSAYLIMLAVGEFVEIAERHGQLPVLYYVHPGREADARGAFGNTPRMIDFFERRIGVPYPYAKYAQVAVSDFIFGGMENISATTQTADTLHDARAHLDFSSDPLVAHELAHQWWGDLVTCRDWAHAWLNEGFATYFEALWCEEDLGPDEFAWNLKQDRESYLAEDSNHYRRPIVCNRYQAPIELFDRHLYEKGSLVLHMLRRLLGDRLFFKALQLYAVRHRAQNVITQDLQKAFEDATGRNLDYFFDQWVYKEGHPELEVSSHYDDKTKLVTITVKQNQRVTEKTPLFRLRATVALMDGEGGEIRHQIEIAASEQSFSFLCPAAPKAVRFDPAADLLKTLHHKRGREALELILSKAPEAIGRAEAATELGNEGGPAAIAALRHALLNDPFWGVRAAAAAALARIRTPEALAALRDGVAVTPPKARRAVMRALGAFRAPEAADALLQLLHDKDDSYFVEAEAVLALAKTRDPRAFDIARQALERDSYLDVIRAHALSAMAELRDPRAIEIAKERSAYGRPVRERLAAIGALGQLGRAHEGRREEILELLTGLVDDRAFSVQMRLPGALEDLGDPRALPALYRLAERTLDGRLRRRAEESAAGLRDSRAAAEETQRLRDELDRLRTEGRKLLERLEKVESLSKKGEPTTPSE
- a CDS encoding AAA-associated domain-containing protein; this encodes MSSASGIYPIPDINLPQVFGLVEILDERGGREDGYKLARDLNFNLSELLKVMKAAEILRLVDTPGGDLVLLPQGKQFLEADINERKLILRQRLREHGLFNYLVRLLGTQEERSLAKEVVLEHLAMLLPNEDPEKLFNTLVNWGRFAELFGYNKDEDRFYLDQE